Proteins found in one Canis lupus baileyi chromosome 26, mCanLup2.hap1, whole genome shotgun sequence genomic segment:
- the SUN5 gene encoding SUN domain-containing protein 5: MPRSSRSPVDQCDLPEDARPRRVIPRSRNTCRITEDALSNSNDAFVLPIRIHPPAPGLTQCILACICRYIRKTRPGRQRGPGQRAQPQARLTWGAWITCLACFLRTQAHQVLFNTCRCKLLFQKLMEKTGVLVLCAFGFWVFSMHLPSKMEVWQDDSINSPLQSLRMYQEKVRHHTGEIQDLRGNMTLLIAKLQLMEAMSDEQKMAQKIMKMIQGDYIEKPDFALKSIGASIDFEQTSATYNHDKARSYWNWIRLWNYAQPPDVILEPNMTPGNCWAFSGDRGQVTIRMAQKVYLSNLTLQHIPKTISLSGSLDTAPKDFVIYGMEGSPREEVFLGAFQFQPENIIQMFQLQNQPARAFGAVKVKISSNWGNPRFTCLYRVRVHGSVTPPRQP; the protein is encoded by the exons atgcCACGGTCCTCAAGGAGCCCCGTGGACCAGTGTGACCTGCCTGAGGATGCCAGGCCCAGGAG GGTCATCCCAAGAAGCCGGAACACCTGCAGGATAACGGAGGATGCTTTGTCAAACTCGA ATGATGCCTTCGTGTTGCCTATCCGCATCCATCCCCCGGCCCCGGGCCTGACCCAGTGCATCCTGGCATGTATATGTAGGTATATACGGAAGACCCGCCCTGGCCGTCAACGTGGGCCTGGGCAGAGGGCCCAGCCTCAGGCCAGGCTGACCTGGGGGG CCTGGATCACCTGCCTGGCCTGCTTCCTGAGGACTCAGGCTCACCAGGTTCTGTTCAACACCTGCAG ATGCAAGCTGCTCTTCCAGAAGCTCATGGAAAAGACAGGTGTTCTGGTCCTCTGTGCTTTTG GATTCTGGGTGTTTTCTATGCACTTACCATCCAAAATGGAAGTCTGGCAG GATGACAGCATAAATAGTCCACTGCAGAGCTTGAG AATGTACCAGGAAAAGGTGCGGCATCACACTGGGGAAATCCAGGACCTCCGAGGTAACATGACCCTGCTCATTGCCAAGCTCCAGTTGATGGAAGCCATGTCAGACGAG CAAAAAATGGcccagaaaataatgaagatgatACAAGGAGATTACATTGAAAAGCCAGACTTTGCCCTAAAGTCTATTG GGGCCTCCATCGACTTTGAGCAAACATCAGCCACATACAACCACGACAAGGCTCGCTCCTACTGGAACTGGATCCGGCTTTGGAACTATGCGCAGCCCCCAGACGTGATCCTCGAG CCCAACATGACGCCTGGCAACTGCTGGGCCTTCTCGGGTGACCGAGGCCAGGTGACCATCCGAATGGCCCAGAAGGTCTACCTGTCCAACCTGACACTGCAGCACATCCCCAAGACCATCTCACTGTCGGGCAGCCTGGACACTGCTCCCAAAGACTTCGTCATTTAT GGCATGGAAGGCTCTCCCAGGGAGGAGGTGTTCCTGGGGGCATTTCAGTTTCAGCCAGAGAACATCATTCAGATGTTCCAGCTCCAG AACCAGCCTGCCCGAGCTTTTGGTGCTGTCAAGGTGAAGATATCGAGCAACTGGGGGAACCCACGCTTTACCTGCCTGTACCGAGTGCGTGTGCACGGCTCTGTGACCCCACCGAGACAGCCCTAG